One window of the SAR324 cluster bacterium genome contains the following:
- a CDS encoding HD domain-containing protein: MTPIERVPLIEAVFVFWKKPLGNDYQAYHGHVYRVYNYTLFQMETEDRIVHEKVAIASAFHDIGIWLDRTFDYLEPSIAHAREFLENSGRTLWGDEIAKMIDNHHKLVPYRGEFGAMVEAFRKADLLDLSMGLLGPKIPSAFTKEVRRMFPYEGFHKVLLGVGTQWIKKNPLNPFPMIKP, translated from the coding sequence AAAGCCCCTCGGCAATGATTATCAGGCGTATCACGGCCATGTGTACCGGGTTTATAACTACACCTTGTTCCAAATGGAAACAGAGGACCGGATTGTTCATGAAAAGGTGGCAATCGCATCAGCCTTTCATGACATCGGAATCTGGCTCGATCGTACTTTTGATTATCTTGAACCCTCCATTGCGCATGCACGGGAATTTCTGGAAAACTCAGGACGAACTCTCTGGGGTGATGAAATCGCGAAAATGATCGATAATCATCACAAACTGGTTCCCTATCGTGGTGAATTTGGCGCAATGGTGGAGGCTTTCAGAAAAGCGGATTTACTGGATCTTTCCATGGGATTGCTTGGACCGAAAATACCCTCCGCTTTCACAAAAGAGGTGCGGCGGATGTTTCCTTATGAAGGCTTCCATAAAGTGTTGCTGGGGGTTGGAACACAATGGATCAAAAAAAATCCGTTGAATCCATTCCCCATGATCAAACCGTAA